The following are encoded together in the Colius striatus isolate bColStr4 chromosome 5, bColStr4.1.hap1, whole genome shotgun sequence genome:
- the CTNNB1 gene encoding catenin beta-1 isoform X1: protein MATQADLMELDMAMEPDRKAAVSHWQQQSYLDSGIHSGATTTAPSLSGKGNPEEEDVDTTQVLYEWEQGFSQSFTQEQVADIDGQYAMTRAQRVRAAMFPETLDEGMQIPSTQFDAAHPTNVQRLAEPSQMLKHAVVNLINYQDDAELATRAIPELTKLLNDEDQVVVNKAAVMVHQLSKKEASRHAIMRSPQMVSAIVRTMQNTNDVETARCTAGTLHNLSHHREGLLAIFKSGGIPALVKMLGSPVDSVLFYAITTLHNLLLHQEGAKMAVRLAGGLQKMVALLNKTNVKFLAITTDCLQILAYGNQESKLIILASGGPQALVNIMRTYTYEKLLWTTSRVLKVLSVCSSNKPAIVEAGGMQALGLHLTDPSQRLVQNCLWTLRNLSDAATKQEGMEGLLGTLVQLLGSDDINVVTCAAGILSNLTCNNYKNKMMVCQVGGIEALVRTVLRAGDREDITEPAICALRHLTSRHQEAEMAQNAVRLHYGLPVVVKLLHPPSHWPLIKATVGLIRNLALCPANHAPLREQGAIPRLVQLLVRAHQDTQRRTSMGGTQQQFVEGVRMEEIVEGCTGALHILARDVHNRIVIRGLNTIPLFVQLLYSPIENIQRVAAGVLCELAQDKEAAEAIEAEGATAPLTELLHSRNEGVATYAAAVLFRMSEDKPQDYKKRLSVELTSSLFRTEPMAWNETADLGLDIGAQGEPLGYRPDDPSYRSFHSGGYGQDALGMDPMMEHEMGGHHPGADYPVDGLPDLGHAQDLMDGLPPGDSNQLAWFDTDL from the exons ATGGCAACCCAAG CTGACTTGATGGAGTTGGACATGGCAATGGagccagacagaaaagcagcagtcaGCCATTGGCAGCAACAATCCTATCTGGACTCTGGTATCCATTCCGGTGCCACAACCACCGCTCCCTCCTTGAGTGGCAAAGGAAACCCTGAAGAGGAAGATGTGGACACGACACAAGTGCTGTACGAGTGGGAGCAGGGATTCTCTCAGTCCTTTACCCAGGAGCAAGTTGCTG ATATTGATGGCCAGTACGCAATGACTAGAGCTCAGAGAGTGCGTGCAGCCATGTTTCCTGAAACGCTGGATGAAGGAATGCAAATCCCATCCACGCAATTCGATGCTGCTCACCCAACCAACGTGCAGCGCCTGGCTGAGCCATCCCAGATGTTAAAACACGCTGTCGTTAATTTGATAAACTACCAAGACGACGCCGAACTTGCGACTCGTGCAATCCCAGAACTGACCAAACTGTTGAATGATGAGGACCAG GTGGTGGTGAACAAGGCTGCAGTTATGGTTCATCAGTTATCCAAAAAGGAAGCGTCTCGCCATGCCATTATGAGATCTCCTCAGATGGTGTCTGCCATCGTACGTACCATGCAGAACACAAACGACGTGGAGACAGCCCGTTGCACTGCAGGCACGCTACACAACCTCTCACATCACCGTGAGGGCTTGTTGGCCATCTTCAAATCCGGAGGCATCCCTGCCTTGGTTAAAATGCTCGG GTCCCCAGTGGACTCTGTGCTGTTCTATGCCATTACGACTCTTCACAATCTCCTGCTACATCAGGAAGGAGCCAAGATGGCTGTGCGTCTGGCTGGCGGGCTGCAGAAAATGGTTGCCTTGCTCAACAAGACAAACGTCAAATTCTTGGCCATCACAACGGACTGCCTGCAGATATTAGCCTATGGCAATCAAGAAAGCAAG CTGATTATTCTGGCAAGCGGTGGACCCCAGGCTCTAGTGAACATAATGAGGACCTACACTTATGAGAAACTATTGTGGACCACAAGTAGGGTGCTGAAGGTGTTGTCAGTCTGCTCCAGCAACAAACCTGCAATTGTTGAGGCTG GTGGGATGCAGGCTCTGGGACTCCACCTCACAGATCCAAGCCAGCGTCTTGTCCAGAACTGTCTCTGGACTCTGAGAAATCTGTCAGATGCTGCAACAAAGCAG GAGGGCATGGAAGGCCTTCTAGGAACTCTGGTTCAGCTCTTAGGATCAGATGATATTAACGTCGTGACTTGTGCTGCTGGCATCCTTTCTAACCTTACCTGCAACAATTATAAGAACAAGATGATGGTGTGCCAGGTTGGTGGCATCGAGGCTCTGGTGCGCACGGTTCTTCGGGCTGGAGACAGGGAGGACATCACAGAGCCCGCCATCTGCGCACTGCGTCACCTCACCAGCAGGCACCAAGAGGCCGAGATGGCCCAGAACGCCGTCCGTCTGCACTACGGGCTGCCCGTGGTGGTGAAGCTGCTGCACCCGCCCTCGCACTGGCCTTTGATCAAG GCGACGGTGGGTTTGATCCGCAACCTGGCGCTGTGTCCCGCCAACCACGCGCCGCTGCGCGAGCAGGGAGCCATCCCGCGCCTCGTGCAGCTGCTGGTGAGGGCGCACCAGGACACCCAGCGGCGCACCTCCATGGGGGGAACGCAGCAGCAGTTCGTG GAGGGTGTGCGTATGGAAGAAATCGTCGAGGGCTGCACTGGAGCCCTGCATATTCTTGCACGTGATGTTCATAATCGAATCGTAATCAGGGGTCTAAATACCATTCCACTGTTTGTGCAG TTGTTGTATTCTCCCATTGAGAATATCCAGAGAGTAGCTGCAGGGGTACTGTGTGAGCTGGCTCAAGACAAGGAAGCAGCTGAGGCGATTGAAGCTGAAGGTGCAACTGCGCCTTTAACAGAACTGCTTCATTCGAGGAACGAGGGTGTCG CAACATACGCAGCTGCAGTGCTGTTCAGAATGTCTGAGGACAAACCCCAGGACTACAAGAAACGGCTCTCGGTTGAGTTGACAAGCTCTCTGTTCCGGACTGAGCCCATGGCTTGGAACGAG ACGGCAGATCTTGGCCTCGACATCGGTGCCCAGGGAGAACCTCTTGGATACCGCCCAGACG ATCCTAGCTACCGTTCTTTCCACTCTGGCGGATACGGTCAGGATGCCTTGGGTATGGACCCTATGATGGAACATGAAATGGGTGGCCACCACCCTGGTGCTGACTACCCAGTTGATGGTCTGCCAGATCTTGGCCATGCCCAGGACCTTATGGATGGGCTGCCTCCAGGTGACAGTAATCAGTTGGCCTGGTTCGATACTGACCTGTAA
- the CTNNB1 gene encoding catenin beta-1 isoform X2, with translation MATQADLMELDMAMEPDRKAAVSHWQQQSYLDSGIHSGATTTAPSLSGKGNPEEEDVDTTQVLYEWEQGFSQSFTQEQVADIDGQYAMTRAQRVRAAMFPETLDEGMQIPSTQFDAAHPTNVQRLAEPSQMLKHAVVNLINYQDDAELATRAIPELTKLLNDEDQVVVNKAAVMVHQLSKKEASRHAIMRSPQMVSAIVRTMQNTNDVETARCTAGTLHNLSHHREGLLAIFKSGGIPALVKMLGSPVDSVLFYAITTLHNLLLHQEGAKMAVRLAGGLQKMVALLNKTNVKFLAITTDCLQILAYGNQESKLIILASGGPQALVNIMRTYTYEKLLWTTSRVLKVLSVCSSNKPAIVEAGGMQALGLHLTDPSQRLVQNCLWTLRNLSDAATKQEGMEGLLGTLVQLLGSDDINVVTCAAGILSNLTCNNYKNKMMVCQVGGIEALVRTVLRAGDREDITEPAICALRHLTSRHQEAEMAQNAVRLHYGLPVVVKLLHPPSHWPLIKATVGLIRNLALCPANHAPLREQGAIPRLVQLLVRAHQDTQRRTSMGGTQQQFVEGVRMEEIVEGCTGALHILARDVHNRIVIRGLNTIPLFVQLLYSPIENIQRVAAGVLCELAQDKEAAEAIEAEGATAPLTELLHSRNEGVATYAAAVLFRMSEDKPQDYKKRLSVELTSSLFRTEPMAWNETADLGLDIGAQGEPLGYRPDAVSSE, from the exons ATGGCAACCCAAG CTGACTTGATGGAGTTGGACATGGCAATGGagccagacagaaaagcagcagtcaGCCATTGGCAGCAACAATCCTATCTGGACTCTGGTATCCATTCCGGTGCCACAACCACCGCTCCCTCCTTGAGTGGCAAAGGAAACCCTGAAGAGGAAGATGTGGACACGACACAAGTGCTGTACGAGTGGGAGCAGGGATTCTCTCAGTCCTTTACCCAGGAGCAAGTTGCTG ATATTGATGGCCAGTACGCAATGACTAGAGCTCAGAGAGTGCGTGCAGCCATGTTTCCTGAAACGCTGGATGAAGGAATGCAAATCCCATCCACGCAATTCGATGCTGCTCACCCAACCAACGTGCAGCGCCTGGCTGAGCCATCCCAGATGTTAAAACACGCTGTCGTTAATTTGATAAACTACCAAGACGACGCCGAACTTGCGACTCGTGCAATCCCAGAACTGACCAAACTGTTGAATGATGAGGACCAG GTGGTGGTGAACAAGGCTGCAGTTATGGTTCATCAGTTATCCAAAAAGGAAGCGTCTCGCCATGCCATTATGAGATCTCCTCAGATGGTGTCTGCCATCGTACGTACCATGCAGAACACAAACGACGTGGAGACAGCCCGTTGCACTGCAGGCACGCTACACAACCTCTCACATCACCGTGAGGGCTTGTTGGCCATCTTCAAATCCGGAGGCATCCCTGCCTTGGTTAAAATGCTCGG GTCCCCAGTGGACTCTGTGCTGTTCTATGCCATTACGACTCTTCACAATCTCCTGCTACATCAGGAAGGAGCCAAGATGGCTGTGCGTCTGGCTGGCGGGCTGCAGAAAATGGTTGCCTTGCTCAACAAGACAAACGTCAAATTCTTGGCCATCACAACGGACTGCCTGCAGATATTAGCCTATGGCAATCAAGAAAGCAAG CTGATTATTCTGGCAAGCGGTGGACCCCAGGCTCTAGTGAACATAATGAGGACCTACACTTATGAGAAACTATTGTGGACCACAAGTAGGGTGCTGAAGGTGTTGTCAGTCTGCTCCAGCAACAAACCTGCAATTGTTGAGGCTG GTGGGATGCAGGCTCTGGGACTCCACCTCACAGATCCAAGCCAGCGTCTTGTCCAGAACTGTCTCTGGACTCTGAGAAATCTGTCAGATGCTGCAACAAAGCAG GAGGGCATGGAAGGCCTTCTAGGAACTCTGGTTCAGCTCTTAGGATCAGATGATATTAACGTCGTGACTTGTGCTGCTGGCATCCTTTCTAACCTTACCTGCAACAATTATAAGAACAAGATGATGGTGTGCCAGGTTGGTGGCATCGAGGCTCTGGTGCGCACGGTTCTTCGGGCTGGAGACAGGGAGGACATCACAGAGCCCGCCATCTGCGCACTGCGTCACCTCACCAGCAGGCACCAAGAGGCCGAGATGGCCCAGAACGCCGTCCGTCTGCACTACGGGCTGCCCGTGGTGGTGAAGCTGCTGCACCCGCCCTCGCACTGGCCTTTGATCAAG GCGACGGTGGGTTTGATCCGCAACCTGGCGCTGTGTCCCGCCAACCACGCGCCGCTGCGCGAGCAGGGAGCCATCCCGCGCCTCGTGCAGCTGCTGGTGAGGGCGCACCAGGACACCCAGCGGCGCACCTCCATGGGGGGAACGCAGCAGCAGTTCGTG GAGGGTGTGCGTATGGAAGAAATCGTCGAGGGCTGCACTGGAGCCCTGCATATTCTTGCACGTGATGTTCATAATCGAATCGTAATCAGGGGTCTAAATACCATTCCACTGTTTGTGCAG TTGTTGTATTCTCCCATTGAGAATATCCAGAGAGTAGCTGCAGGGGTACTGTGTGAGCTGGCTCAAGACAAGGAAGCAGCTGAGGCGATTGAAGCTGAAGGTGCAACTGCGCCTTTAACAGAACTGCTTCATTCGAGGAACGAGGGTGTCG CAACATACGCAGCTGCAGTGCTGTTCAGAATGTCTGAGGACAAACCCCAGGACTACAAGAAACGGCTCTCGGTTGAGTTGACAAGCTCTCTGTTCCGGACTGAGCCCATGGCTTGGAACGAG ACGGCAGATCTTGGCCTCGACATCGGTGCCCAGGGAGAACCTCTTGGATACCGCCCAGACG ctgtaTCATCTGAGTGA